A portion of the Adhaeribacter radiodurans genome contains these proteins:
- the aroB gene encoding 3-dehydroquinate synthase — MLENIYIGTEAGEQLQAFLSNRAFDKVAVLVDENTHAHCYPLLRKYLPEHTLIQIKSGEEHKTLATCEHVWQQLTDIKASRWSVLVNVGGGVIGDLGGFCAGIFKRGIYFVQVPTTLLAQVDASVGGKTGIDFNGLKNHLGVFQEPLKVFINPEFLKTLSEREVKSGYAEIIKHWLIADAASFEEQRYVGLMTEDWTKLIEDSVAVKARVVSADPREQGLRKILNFGHTIGHALETYLLTKSGRRLLHGEAIAVGMLCESYLSVRKGLITQAELEKIETFLFSIYPKVAIQTNEFAAIAALALQDKKNTGSTINCTLLSGIGQAVYDQPISLSEIEAAFKYYNTL, encoded by the coding sequence TTTTCTGAGTAACCGGGCATTTGATAAGGTAGCCGTATTAGTAGATGAGAATACACACGCGCATTGTTACCCTTTGCTGCGTAAATACTTACCCGAACATACGCTTATTCAAATTAAAAGTGGCGAAGAGCATAAAACTTTAGCAACCTGCGAACACGTATGGCAGCAACTAACGGATATAAAGGCTAGCCGTTGGTCGGTACTGGTAAATGTAGGAGGGGGCGTAATTGGCGATTTAGGCGGTTTTTGTGCTGGTATTTTTAAGCGTGGTATTTACTTTGTGCAGGTTCCTACTACTTTACTCGCCCAGGTAGATGCCAGTGTGGGGGGTAAAACCGGAATTGATTTTAATGGTTTAAAAAACCATTTGGGTGTTTTTCAGGAACCGTTAAAAGTTTTTATTAATCCTGAGTTCTTAAAAACACTTTCCGAGCGCGAAGTAAAATCGGGCTACGCCGAAATTATTAAACATTGGTTAATTGCCGATGCTGCTTCTTTTGAAGAGCAACGATACGTGGGCCTAATGACCGAAGACTGGACCAAGTTAATTGAGGACTCAGTAGCAGTAAAGGCCCGGGTGGTTTCGGCCGATCCCCGGGAGCAGGGCTTACGTAAAATTTTAAACTTTGGCCATACCATTGGGCATGCTTTAGAAACCTATTTACTTACTAAATCCGGAAGACGGTTATTGCACGGCGAAGCCATAGCAGTAGGCATGCTCTGTGAGAGTTATTTATCCGTCCGGAAAGGATTAATAACCCAGGCCGAACTGGAAAAAATTGAAACTTTCCTTTTTTCGATTTACCCTAAAGTAGCAATACAAACAAATGAATTTGCCGCTATTGCCGCTTTAGCTCTACAAGATAAAAAAAATACCGGCTCCACTATTAACTGCACTTTGTTATCGGGCATCGGACAAGCTGTTTACGATCAGCCGATTAGTTTATCGGAAATAGAAGCCGCCTTTAAATATTACAATACATTATGA
- a CDS encoding M42 family metallopeptidase has protein sequence MRQESFEFLQKYLNTAAPTGFEAEGQKVWLDYIKPYIDEYFVDTYGTVVGVINPEAEYKVVIEAHADEISWFVNYITDQGYIYVRRNGGSDALIAPSKRVNIHTRKGIVKAVFGWPAIHVRKVEQDKAPAMETIFLDCGANTREEVENMGIHVGSVITFDDEVMVLNEKYLVGRALDNRIGGFMIAEVARMLQENKKKLPFGLYIVNAVQEEIGLRGAEMIAHRIKPNVALITDVTHDTQAPMYEKKVSGDIYCGKGPVITYGPAVQNNVRDMLFDVAQKSEIPVQRAAATRSTGTDTDAFAYSNEGVASALISLPLKYMHTTVEMVHFDDVENVSKLMYEFLIQLPSDHDFRYFH, from the coding sequence ATGCGACAGGAAAGTTTCGAATTTTTACAAAAATACTTAAATACAGCCGCCCCTACTGGTTTTGAGGCCGAAGGACAAAAAGTATGGCTCGACTATATTAAGCCTTACATTGACGAATATTTTGTAGATACTTACGGCACAGTAGTGGGAGTTATTAACCCAGAAGCCGAATACAAAGTAGTTATTGAAGCGCACGCCGACGAAATTAGCTGGTTCGTGAATTATATTACCGATCAAGGATATATTTACGTGCGGCGCAACGGCGGCTCGGATGCTTTAATTGCTCCTTCTAAACGTGTAAACATCCATACCCGAAAAGGAATAGTTAAAGCAGTATTTGGTTGGCCCGCCATTCACGTTCGTAAAGTAGAACAAGACAAAGCGCCTGCTATGGAAACCATATTTTTGGATTGTGGGGCAAATACGCGTGAAGAAGTAGAAAATATGGGCATTCACGTGGGTTCGGTTATTACTTTCGATGATGAGGTAATGGTGTTGAACGAAAAATATCTGGTGGGCCGGGCTTTGGACAACCGCATTGGTGGTTTTATGATTGCTGAAGTAGCGCGCATGCTCCAGGAAAATAAAAAGAAATTACCTTTTGGTTTGTATATTGTAAATGCCGTACAGGAAGAAATTGGTTTGCGCGGCGCCGAAATGATAGCTCACCGGATTAAACCCAATGTGGCGCTTATCACGGATGTAACCCACGACACCCAGGCACCGATGTACGAGAAAAAAGTAAGCGGCGATATATACTGCGGTAAAGGTCCGGTTATTACTTACGGACCAGCGGTGCAAAATAATGTTCGGGATATGCTCTTTGATGTAGCTCAGAAATCGGAAATACCGGTTCAACGCGCAGCGGCTACCCGCAGTACCGGCACGGATACCGATGCTTTTGCTTATTCAAACGAGGGAGTTGCTTCTGCTTTAATTTCTTTACCTTTAAAATACATGCATACTACCGTAGAAATGGTTCACTTCGACGACGTTGAAAATGTATCTAAACTAATGTACGAGTTTTTAATTCAGCTTCCATCCGATCACGACTTCCGCTATTTTCATTAA
- a CDS encoding MerR family transcriptional regulator gives MERYFVKKLAGLAGVSVRTLHLYDQLGLLKPAIRTEKKYRMYGKAEAFRLQQILFYRELEMPLKDIAEILDDPQFNTLSALELHKKELQQRKARLDTLLQTIDKTIDHLKNKAMLSTEELYEGLPKETAEAWRKEANEKWDSSVERSEYHLRNKTKQDFEFLKEQASVNVKKLLNLVNEDPASEKVQKEIATNYEIIREFWGTAGIPDKQAKAYAGLGDLYVNDERYTSQEGKPNPEFAQFMNKAIKHFARQLK, from the coding sequence GTGGAACGTTATTTTGTGAAAAAGCTGGCTGGTTTAGCCGGGGTAAGTGTCCGGACACTTCACCTTTACGACCAATTGGGTTTGCTCAAACCTGCGATCCGTACGGAGAAAAAATACCGCATGTATGGAAAGGCAGAAGCTTTCCGGTTACAGCAGATTCTTTTTTATAGAGAGTTGGAAATGCCGCTTAAAGATATTGCAGAAATTCTAGATGACCCGCAATTTAATACCTTGTCGGCCTTAGAACTTCATAAAAAAGAATTGCAGCAACGAAAAGCTCGACTAGATACCTTATTGCAAACAATTGATAAAACAATTGACCACTTAAAAAACAAAGCTATGTTATCTACCGAAGAATTATACGAAGGTTTACCCAAGGAAACAGCTGAAGCCTGGCGAAAGGAAGCTAATGAAAAATGGGACTCCTCTGTTGAACGCTCTGAATATCATTTACGCAATAAAACCAAGCAGGACTTTGAGTTCTTAAAAGAGCAAGCGAGTGTTAATGTGAAAAAACTTTTGAATTTAGTAAATGAAGACCCTGCAAGCGAAAAAGTACAAAAGGAAATTGCTACGAATTATGAAATTATCCGGGAATTTTGGGGAACAGCCGGAATACCGGATAAACAGGCAAAAGCTTATGCTGGCTTAGGTGATTTATACGTAAATGATGAGCGTTATACCAGCCAGGAAGGTAAGCCTAACCCAGAGTTCGCTCAGTTCATGAACAAAGCCATAAAGCATTTTGCCAGGCAATTGAAATAA
- a CDS encoding WbqC family protein, whose protein sequence is MPLLSEIHYNPCIAYFQQVNKTDEIWLEQQEHYVKQSYRNRCYVLTAQGVKDLTIPVKKGNRKTVITEIEIDYDQKWLNTHWRTIKSGYGSAPYFTYYSDYLQQILEQRVPTLFGLNETLLQFYLKSLQIRKPIQYTKEYTTLYPNGVQDLRNQIHPKRKSAILDVKPYQQVFGKQFAPNLSIIDLLFSQGPAAKNYL, encoded by the coding sequence ATGCCTTTATTATCTGAAATTCATTATAACCCATGTATTGCTTATTTCCAGCAAGTAAATAAAACGGATGAAATCTGGCTCGAGCAGCAGGAGCATTACGTGAAACAAAGTTACCGCAATCGTTGTTATGTATTAACAGCACAGGGCGTAAAAGATTTAACTATACCCGTAAAGAAAGGAAATCGTAAAACTGTAATAACCGAAATTGAAATAGATTACGATCAGAAATGGCTAAATACCCACTGGCGAACTATTAAATCAGGATATGGTAGCGCACCCTATTTTACTTATTACAGCGACTATTTACAACAAATATTAGAACAACGCGTTCCAACATTATTCGGGTTAAATGAAACTCTTTTACAATTTTATTTAAAAAGTTTGCAAATCCGCAAACCCATTCAGTACACAAAAGAGTATACCACTTTGTACCCAAACGGGGTACAAGACTTACGAAATCAGATACACCCGAAGAGGAAGTCTGCCATTTTGGACGTTAAACCTTACCAACAGGTGTTTGGCAAACAATTTGCCCCTAACTTGAGTATAATTGATTTGTTGTTTTCACAAGGTCCAGCAGCAAAAAACTACCTGTAA
- a CDS encoding helical backbone metal receptor produces the protein MIVNDQMGFEVKIPGLPQRIISLVPSQTELLFDLGLKDKIVGITKFCVHPAQKIKSKSIIGGTKNFHFDVIDSLKPDLIIGNKEENYQAGVLQLKEKYPVWMSDISNLTTALSMIQQIGVLTSTQNKSQNITQKISDSFQKLNSNLNVPTAYFIWREPFMSVGQNTFIQDMLVKCGFRNVFASQYRYPEITADQLLKAQPELILLSSEPYPFQEKHIREFQELCPNALVKLVDGEVFSWYGSRLLYSAAYFKKLVEEVKNELNHRN, from the coding sequence ATGATAGTTAATGATCAAATGGGCTTTGAGGTAAAAATTCCAGGTTTACCTCAGCGGATAATATCACTGGTACCCTCTCAAACAGAGTTATTGTTTGATTTAGGTTTAAAAGACAAGATTGTTGGAATTACAAAATTTTGTGTTCATCCAGCTCAAAAAATAAAATCTAAATCTATTATTGGCGGCACTAAAAACTTCCATTTCGATGTAATTGATAGTTTAAAACCGGATCTGATTATTGGGAACAAAGAAGAAAATTACCAGGCGGGTGTTCTACAACTAAAAGAAAAATATCCGGTTTGGATGAGCGATATTTCTAATTTAACAACTGCCTTGAGCATGATCCAGCAGATTGGTGTTCTTACTAGTACCCAAAACAAATCTCAAAATATAACTCAAAAAATAAGTGATTCCTTTCAAAAGTTAAATTCGAATTTAAACGTACCTACTGCTTATTTTATCTGGCGAGAACCATTTATGAGTGTAGGGCAAAACACGTTTATTCAGGACATGCTGGTAAAATGTGGTTTTCGTAATGTCTTTGCTTCTCAGTACCGTTATCCAGAAATTACAGCAGATCAATTACTAAAAGCTCAACCTGAGTTAATTTTACTTTCTTCGGAGCCTTATCCATTTCAGGAGAAACACATTCGGGAGTTTCAGGAACTTTGTCCTAATGCTCTGGTAAAATTAGTGGATGGAGAAGTGTTTTCGTGGTACGGTAGCCGCTTGCTGTATTCGGCAGCTTATTTTAAAAAGCTAGTGGAAGAAGTGAAGAATGAGTTAAATCACCGAAATTAA
- a CDS encoding acyl-CoA carboxylase subunit beta, producing the protein MADTTGLTKIEVLEQKNAEALLGGGQARIDVQHSKGKLTARERIDLFLDPGSFEEIGKFVMHRSKDFGLDKEYYLGDGVVTGYGTVNGRLVYLFSQDFTVFGGSLSETHAEKIVKIMDLAMKNGAPVIGLNDSGGARIQEGVVSLGGYADIFYKNTLASGVVPQISAVMGPCAGGAVYSPAITDFILMVENTSYMFVTGPNVVKTVTHENVTSEELGGASTHSTKSGVTHFSCANEVECLNTIKQLISYIPQNCEDTTPLLPYEPVEDENRTVLNTIVPENPNQPYDIREVIDGIIDEGSFLEIHQNFGENIVVGFARLAGRSIGIVGNQPAVLAGVLDINASTKAARFVRFCDCFNIPLLVLEDVPGFLPGTDQEWRGIITNGAKLLYAFCEATVPRITVITRKAYGGAYDVMNSKHIGADLNFAWPTAEIAVMGANGAAEIIFKREIVAAEDPEAKLAEKIDEYQRKFATPYRAAHRGFIDEVIMPEQTRAKLIKAFKMLENKVDQLPRKKHGNIPL; encoded by the coding sequence ATGGCAGATACAACCGGATTAACTAAAATAGAAGTACTGGAACAAAAAAATGCCGAAGCCCTACTTGGCGGCGGCCAAGCCCGCATTGATGTCCAGCATAGCAAAGGAAAACTTACCGCTCGTGAACGTATTGATTTGTTTCTGGATCCGGGTTCTTTCGAAGAAATCGGAAAATTTGTCATGCACCGCTCCAAAGACTTTGGCTTAGATAAAGAATATTATTTAGGCGATGGAGTTGTAACGGGCTATGGTACGGTAAACGGCAGATTGGTTTACTTATTTTCCCAGGATTTTACGGTTTTTGGTGGTTCCCTTTCAGAAACCCACGCCGAAAAAATCGTTAAAATCATGGATTTAGCCATGAAGAATGGTGCACCTGTTATTGGCTTAAACGATTCAGGTGGTGCCCGTATTCAGGAAGGAGTGGTTTCATTGGGAGGATACGCCGATATTTTTTATAAAAACACCTTAGCTTCGGGCGTGGTACCGCAAATTTCGGCGGTAATGGGACCTTGTGCAGGAGGAGCAGTTTATTCGCCGGCAATTACCGATTTTATTTTGATGGTAGAAAATACCTCTTATATGTTTGTGACCGGCCCTAATGTGGTAAAAACCGTTACCCACGAAAATGTAACCTCCGAAGAATTAGGTGGGGCCAGTACCCACAGCACCAAAAGTGGTGTTACCCATTTCTCGTGTGCCAACGAAGTAGAATGCCTGAATACCATAAAACAATTAATTAGTTACATTCCTCAAAATTGCGAAGATACTACCCCACTCCTACCCTACGAACCTGTAGAAGATGAAAACCGTACTGTGTTAAATACTATTGTACCAGAAAACCCTAACCAACCTTATGATATTCGGGAAGTAATAGATGGTATAATCGACGAAGGTTCATTCCTGGAAATACACCAGAATTTCGGTGAAAATATTGTGGTAGGATTTGCCCGTTTAGCCGGTCGGAGTATTGGCATTGTGGGAAATCAGCCTGCCGTATTAGCCGGAGTTTTAGATATTAATGCCAGCACCAAAGCAGCACGTTTTGTACGTTTTTGTGATTGCTTTAATATTCCGCTTTTAGTGCTCGAAGACGTACCAGGCTTTTTACCGGGCACTGACCAGGAGTGGCGGGGAATTATAACCAATGGAGCCAAATTATTATATGCTTTCTGCGAGGCTACCGTGCCCCGGATTACTGTTATCACGCGGAAGGCGTACGGGGGCGCCTACGATGTAATGAATTCTAAACACATTGGAGCCGATTTAAACTTTGCCTGGCCTACTGCCGAAATTGCAGTAATGGGTGCAAACGGAGCCGCCGAAATAATTTTTAAACGCGAAATTGTCGCAGCTGAGGACCCCGAAGCCAAATTGGCTGAAAAGATAGACGAATACCAAAGAAAATTTGCTACACCTTACCGGGCCGCTCACCGCGGGTTTATCGACGAAGTAATTATGCCTGAACAAACACGGGCAAAATTAATAAAAGCTTTTAAAATGCTAGAGAACAAAGTGGACCAGCTTCCGCGTAAAAAGCACGGAAATATTCCGCTTTAA
- the aroA gene encoding 3-phosphoshikimate 1-carboxyvinyltransferase — protein sequence MIHSPITLTHPTGILRGSVNLPASKSESNRAQIINALSGGASTLNNLSEANDTKVITRLLESTAEELNAEDAGTVMRFMTAYLAVTNQHKIITGTARMQQRPIKVLVDALRQLGAKIEYLGQEGYPPLQFNGIDRQQDYPATLQVRGDISSQYISALIMVAPLFPQGLTLELQGKIGSRPYILMTLSLMKHFGVKGTFDGTTITIPPQNYHVNQYTIESDWSGASYWYSMVALAPEATVELKGLRSESFQGDSVIATIMEHLGVRTTYVGGEVILTKSDRLEPFRFDFTDCPDLAQTIAVVAAAKGIAVELTGLESLRIKETDRIAALQQELAKIGGDLEDKGEGLFRVKPATSIGGNPVFKTYEDHRMAMALAPLALLTPVTIEEPEVVKKSYPGFWRDLEQLSFIVEKVEEGKEE from the coding sequence ATGATTCATTCTCCAATAACGCTTACCCATCCTACTGGCATCCTGCGCGGATCGGTAAATTTGCCGGCTTCTAAAAGTGAGAGCAACCGGGCACAAATCATTAATGCCCTTTCTGGTGGGGCATCTACTCTCAATAATTTATCTGAAGCCAACGATACCAAAGTTATTACCCGATTGCTGGAATCTACTGCCGAAGAGTTAAATGCCGAAGATGCTGGCACCGTAATGCGGTTTATGACGGCTTATTTGGCTGTAACAAATCAACATAAAATTATAACTGGTACTGCCCGCATGCAGCAGCGCCCAATCAAAGTGTTGGTAGATGCTTTGCGCCAATTAGGTGCTAAAATTGAGTACTTAGGTCAGGAAGGCTATCCGCCTTTACAATTTAACGGTATTGATCGTCAGCAAGATTACCCGGCAACCTTGCAAGTACGAGGTGATATCAGTAGCCAATATATTTCCGCTTTAATAATGGTAGCACCACTTTTTCCGCAAGGATTAACGCTGGAGCTGCAAGGTAAAATTGGTTCACGACCCTACATTCTCATGACTTTATCCCTGATGAAGCATTTTGGGGTGAAGGGTACTTTTGATGGCACCACCATCACCATTCCGCCGCAAAATTACCATGTAAATCAATATACTATTGAGTCGGATTGGTCAGGGGCCAGCTATTGGTACAGCATGGTGGCGTTGGCTCCGGAAGCTACCGTTGAGTTAAAAGGCCTCCGTTCCGAATCATTCCAGGGCGATAGTGTAATTGCTACTATTATGGAGCATTTGGGGGTGCGTACAACCTACGTAGGCGGAGAAGTAATTTTAACCAAAAGCGACAGATTAGAACCTTTCCGATTTGATTTTACCGATTGCCCGGATTTAGCGCAAACTATTGCGGTAGTTGCGGCTGCCAAAGGCATTGCTGTAGAATTGACCGGTTTAGAAAGTTTGCGCATTAAAGAAACCGACCGCATTGCTGCCTTACAACAAGAACTAGCTAAAATTGGCGGCGATCTGGAAGATAAAGGAGAAGGTTTGTTTCGGGTAAAGCCAGCTACTAGTATCGGGGGTAATCCGGTTTTTAAAACGTATGAAGATCACCGCATGGCAATGGCTCTAGCTCCATTAGCTTTACTCACCCCTGTAACCATCGAAGAACCGGAAGTAGTAAAAAAATCTTACCCGGGTTTTTGGCGGGACTTAGAGCAATTAAGCTTTATTGTAGAGAAAGTAGAAGAGGGAAAAGAAGAGTAA
- a CDS encoding ATP-dependent Clp protease ATP-binding subunit, whose protein sequence is MEAKFSNRVKEVISLSREEAIRLGHDYIGTEHLLLGMIREGEGTAITLLKKLGISIDELKYALEQATRNTASPGTSITGSIPLTKQTEKVLKITYLEAKIFKSDIIGTEHLLLSILRDEDNISSQTLAKFNVNYETIRDSLDYQNNNPMASSDTDDNDDNDKLFGSSSSKGSTAKKPGEKSRTPVLDNFGRDLTKLAEEDKLDPIVGREKEIERVAQVLSRRKKNNPILIGEPGVGKTAIAEGLALRIVQKKVSRVLFNKRVVTLDLASLVAGTKYRGQFEERMKAVMNELEKSPDVILFIDELHTIVGAGGASGSLDASNMFKPALARGEIQCIGATTLDEYRQYIEKDGALARRFQIVMVDPTSPEETIEILNNIKDKYQDHHHVLYTDKAIEACVKLSDRYMSDRFLPDKAIDILDEAGARVHINNIIVPEDILKLEEQIENIKTEKNRVVKSQKYEEAAQLRDKEKKLIDQLDAAKKSWEEETKKKRYTVKEENVAEVIAMMTGIPVKRIAQKEGVKLLNMGEELRGKVIGQDKAIAQLVKAIQRTRVGLKDPKKPIGSFVFLGPTGVGKTELAKVLATYLFDKEDALVRIDMSEYMEKFSVSRLVGAPPGYVGYEEGGQLTEKIRRKPYSVVLLDEIEKAHPDIYNLLLQVLDDGILTDGLGRKVDFRNTIIIMTSNIGARDLQDFGAGIGFASKAKQENMDEIMKGTIASALKKTFSPEFMNRLDDVIVFNSLNREDIHKIIDISLSKLLHRVDALGYKIELTNKAKDFVAEKGYDPKYGARPLNRAIQKYLEDPIAEEILKAELVHGDTIIIDHEEGKETLNFQSRNSGKGTTDTKDELPESEPKTSDPKATE, encoded by the coding sequence ATGGAAGCTAAATTCTCAAACCGAGTAAAAGAGGTCATCTCGCTTAGCCGTGAAGAGGCTATTCGACTTGGTCATGATTATATAGGTACAGAACACTTGCTTTTAGGTATGATTCGCGAAGGCGAAGGTACTGCCATTACCTTGCTGAAAAAACTGGGTATTTCGATCGATGAGTTGAAATATGCTTTAGAGCAGGCTACCCGTAATACGGCGAGCCCCGGCACCAGCATTACCGGCAGCATTCCGCTCACGAAACAAACCGAAAAGGTACTGAAGATTACTTACCTGGAAGCCAAAATATTTAAAAGCGATATTATTGGCACCGAACATTTATTGCTCTCCATCCTTCGGGATGAAGATAACATATCTTCGCAAACTTTAGCCAAATTCAACGTGAACTACGAAACCATAAGAGATTCCTTGGATTATCAGAACAACAATCCTATGGCGTCTTCGGATACCGACGATAACGACGATAACGATAAATTGTTTGGCAGCAGCTCCAGCAAAGGAAGTACTGCCAAAAAGCCCGGCGAAAAATCCCGGACTCCAGTTCTCGATAACTTTGGTCGCGACTTAACTAAACTGGCCGAGGAAGATAAACTCGACCCGATTGTAGGCCGCGAAAAAGAAATCGAGCGGGTAGCCCAGGTACTGAGCCGCCGTAAGAAAAATAACCCAATTTTGATTGGGGAGCCTGGTGTGGGTAAAACAGCTATTGCCGAAGGTTTAGCCCTGCGCATTGTGCAGAAAAAAGTATCGCGCGTGTTATTTAACAAACGCGTAGTAACTTTAGACTTAGCCTCTTTGGTAGCGGGTACCAAATACCGTGGCCAGTTTGAAGAGCGGATGAAAGCCGTAATGAACGAACTGGAAAAATCACCAGATGTAATTTTGTTCATTGATGAGTTACATACTATTGTAGGTGCGGGGGGTGCATCTGGCTCGTTAGATGCCAGTAACATGTTTAAACCAGCACTAGCTCGCGGCGAAATTCAATGCATCGGGGCTACTACCTTGGATGAATACCGCCAGTATATAGAGAAAGATGGTGCCTTGGCCCGTCGTTTCCAGATTGTAATGGTAGATCCAACTTCTCCAGAAGAAACTATTGAGATTCTGAACAACATTAAAGATAAGTACCAGGATCACCACCATGTACTGTACACCGACAAAGCTATTGAAGCTTGCGTAAAGTTATCAGACCGGTACATGAGCGATCGTTTCTTACCAGATAAAGCGATTGATATTCTGGACGAAGCCGGTGCCCGCGTACACATCAATAACATTATTGTTCCGGAAGATATTCTGAAGCTCGAAGAGCAAATAGAAAATATTAAAACCGAGAAAAACCGGGTGGTTAAATCTCAGAAATACGAAGAAGCGGCTCAACTGCGCGATAAAGAGAAAAAATTGATCGATCAGTTAGATGCTGCCAAGAAAAGCTGGGAAGAAGAAACCAAGAAGAAACGTTACACCGTGAAGGAAGAAAACGTGGCGGAAGTTATTGCCATGATGACAGGTATTCCGGTAAAACGTATTGCGCAGAAAGAAGGCGTTAAGCTTTTGAACATGGGCGAAGAACTTCGCGGTAAAGTTATCGGTCAGGACAAAGCTATTGCGCAGTTAGTAAAAGCTATTCAGCGTACCCGCGTTGGTTTAAAAGATCCGAAAAAGCCAATTGGTTCCTTCGTATTCTTAGGCCCAACTGGGGTTGGTAAAACCGAGTTAGCGAAAGTACTGGCTACTTACTTATTTGATAAAGAAGATGCGCTAGTGCGGATAGACATGAGCGAATACATGGAGAAATTCAGCGTATCACGGTTAGTGGGAGCGCCTCCAGGCTACGTAGGTTACGAAGAAGGTGGTCAGTTAACTGAGAAAATTCGTCGGAAACCTTACTCCGTAGTATTGTTGGATGAAATTGAAAAAGCCCACCCGGATATTTACAACTTGTTGTTGCAGGTATTGGATGATGGTATTTTAACAGATGGTTTAGGTCGTAAAGTAGATTTCCGGAACACTATCATTATCATGACTTCTAACATCGGAGCCCGGGATTTACAGGATTTTGGAGCCGGTATCGGTTTTGCTTCCAAAGCAAAACAAGAGAACATGGATGAAATCATGAAAGGTACCATAGCCAGCGCGTTAAAGAAAACTTTCTCGCCTGAATTCATGAACCGTTTGGACGATGTGATTGTGTTTAACTCGCTCAACCGAGAAGATATCCACAAAATTATTGATATTTCACTCAGCAAACTATTGCACCGGGTAGATGCCTTAGGTTACAAGATTGAATTGACTAACAAAGCGAAGGATTTTGTTGCCGAAAAAGGTTACGATCCAAAATACGGTGCTCGTCCGCTGAACCGGGCCATCCAGAAATACCTGGAAGATCCAATAGCGGAGGAAATCCTGAAGGCAGAATTAGTACACGGAGATACCATTATCATTGATCACGAAGAAGGGAAAGAAACCTTAAACTTCCAATCGAGGAATAGTGGCAAAGGTACTACCGATACGAAAGATGAATTACCGGAATCGGAGCCGAAAACATCGGACCCGAAAGCAACCGAGTAA